Proteins found in one Seonamhaeicola sp. S2-3 genomic segment:
- a CDS encoding glycosyltransferase family 4 protein: MKNLLYIGNKLQGLHTTVTTISTLSNNLKKAGYNVIIASGKKNQAIRLLDMLFHIVKYRKQVDYVLIDTYSTLNFYYAYLCAVFCRFLNLKYVPILHGGNLPERLKTSPKLSKAIFKNAAVNIAPSLYIKSIFEDFGFVNITCIPNFIDIETYCFKKREFKKVKLLWVRSFSKIYNPLLAVKVVKALKDVNIEATLCMVGPDKDGSLQATKKLAKKLHVDVKFTGKLSKEAWITLSKDYNIFINTTNFDNMPVSVIEAMALGLPVISTQVGGMPFLIEDGVDGILVKSNDEAAFVKAIKTLMSQEDKTKKIAELARKKVENFDWEVVKKQWLNVLS, encoded by the coding sequence ATGAAAAACCTTCTTTACATAGGCAACAAATTACAGGGGCTACATACTACTGTTACTACTATAAGTACTTTAAGTAATAACTTAAAAAAAGCAGGCTATAACGTTATTATAGCATCAGGGAAAAAGAATCAAGCAATCCGTTTGTTAGATATGCTATTTCATATAGTAAAATACAGAAAGCAAGTAGATTATGTTTTAATTGACACCTACAGTACCTTAAACTTTTACTATGCTTATTTGTGTGCTGTGTTTTGTAGATTTTTAAATTTAAAGTATGTGCCTATTTTACATGGCGGTAATTTACCAGAACGTTTAAAAACCTCTCCTAAACTATCAAAAGCCATTTTTAAAAATGCAGCAGTTAATATAGCACCATCACTTTATATAAAATCAATATTTGAAGATTTTGGGTTTGTTAACATTACTTGTATTCCAAATTTTATTGATATTGAAACATATTGTTTTAAAAAGCGGGAATTTAAAAAGGTGAAATTATTATGGGTACGTTCATTTTCAAAAATTTACAATCCTTTGTTAGCTGTAAAAGTTGTTAAGGCTTTAAAAGATGTTAATATAGAAGCAACACTTTGTATGGTTGGCCCTGATAAAGATGGAAGTTTGCAAGCCACTAAAAAGTTAGCTAAAAAATTACATGTTGATGTTAAATTTACAGGTAAATTATCTAAAGAAGCATGGATTACATTATCTAAAGATTATAATATTTTTATAAATACCACTAATTTTGATAATATGCCCGTTAGTGTTATAGAAGCTATGGCTTTGGGGCTTCCGGTAATATCAACTCAAGTGGGAGGTATGCCTTTTTTAATAGAAGATGGTGTTGATGGGATATTAGTAAAATCCAATGATGAAGCTGCATTTGTAAAAGCCATTAAAACGCTTATGTCTCAAGAAGATAAAACTAAAAAAATAGCTGAATTAGCAAGAAAAAAAGTAGAAAATTTTGATTGGGAGGTAGTTAAAAAACAATGGCTTAACGTTTTAAGCTAA
- a CDS encoding O-antigen ligase produces the protein MKLSVYYKLIIFHVLLGILIFAFKPLATPYFLFTTVFFTYKIIRVSKKRKAFYVLLACSYVVGIEVFLRMNGGTISYEASKYLVILFILLGMFSVSFTNRALIYVLYILLLIPGIYVAIAEMGFETNIRKAIAFNLSGPVCLGLVAIFCYRRNITFNQIKIILLALLLPLISMTVFLVLYTPDIESVITGTASNFAASGGFGPNQVATVLGLGLFVLAARFFMSREHLYLRLIDLALLALMGFRAIVTFSRGGVITALVMILSFIAIYYLKVNKKKRLQIQLSVFLFLVVALLTWFVSSIQTHGFIDKRYANQDAAGRSKGDVTTGRTDLLAFEFKEFVNHPFLGIGVGKVKEVRFNETGIEAASHNEMSRIVAEHGLFGVFAFLILLIAPLVVRLNNKSNIFFYSFYAFWLLTINHSAMRIAAPAFVYGLCLLNITYKKPQKSKNVLQPNRLSA, from the coding sequence ATGAAGTTATCAGTCTATTATAAACTTATTATTTTTCATGTATTATTAGGCATTTTAATATTTGCTTTTAAGCCTTTAGCTACGCCATATTTTTTATTTACTACAGTTTTTTTTACCTATAAAATTATAAGAGTTTCTAAAAAAAGAAAGGCATTTTATGTGTTACTAGCTTGTTCTTATGTTGTTGGTATTGAGGTGTTTTTAAGAATGAACGGGGGAACCATATCTTATGAAGCTAGTAAATATTTAGTGATATTGTTTATTTTGTTAGGTATGTTTAGCGTTAGCTTTACAAACAGAGCTTTAATTTATGTACTTTATATATTATTGCTTATACCAGGTATTTATGTGGCTATTGCAGAAATGGGGTTTGAAACCAATATACGTAAAGCCATAGCTTTTAATTTAAGTGGTCCTGTGTGTTTGGGATTGGTGGCTATTTTTTGCTACCGCCGTAACATTACATTCAACCAAATAAAAATTATTCTTTTAGCACTTTTATTACCGCTTATAAGTATGACGGTATTTTTAGTGTTATACACGCCCGATATTGAATCGGTAATAACAGGAACAGCTTCAAACTTTGCGGCTTCTGGTGGTTTTGGCCCAAACCAAGTAGCTACAGTATTAGGTTTGGGGTTGTTTGTTTTGGCAGCTCGTTTTTTTATGTCTAGAGAGCATTTGTATTTACGACTTATAGATTTGGCACTTTTGGCACTTATGGGCTTTAGGGCTATTGTAACTTTTAGTAGAGGAGGGGTTATAACGGCATTGGTTATGATTTTAAGTTTTATAGCTATTTATTATTTAAAAGTTAACAAAAAGAAACGGCTACAAATACAACTGTCTGTGTTTTTGTTTTTAGTAGTAGCACTATTAACTTGGTTTGTAAGTTCTATTCAAACCCATGGTTTTATAGATAAGCGTTATGCTAATCAAGATGCCGCAGGTAGGTCTAAGGGCGATGTTACTACCGGTAGAACCGATTTATTAGCTTTTGAGTTTAAAGAGTTTGTAAATCATCCTTTTTTAGGTATTGGTGTTGGTAAAGTAAAAGAAGTACGGTTTAATGAAACCGGAATAGAAGCGGCCTCACATAATGAAATGAGTAGAATAGTTGCAGAGCATGGCTTGTTTGGGGTTTTTGCATTTCTTATTTTATTAATAGCTCCGTTAGTTGTTAGGTTAAATAACAAGTCTAATATATTTTTCTATTCGTTTTATGCCTTTTGGTTACTAACTATTAATCATTCCGCAATGCGAATAGCAGCTCCGGCATTTGTTTATGGTTTGTGTTTGCTTAATATAACTTATAAAAAACCACAAAAAAGTAAAAACGTGTTGCAACCAAACCGATTAAGTGCTTAA
- a CDS encoding glycosyltransferase, with amino-acid sequence MRVIQIIDSLEPGGAERVAVNFANALADKIDQSFLCATRKEGLLKASLNSNVGYLFLNKTGTLDLKAVFKLHTFLKKHQVDIIHAHSSSFFIATIIKVLNPKYRLVWHDHYGNRDQASWINKFVLKLCSRYFSAIIAVNQKLKNRSQKSLLCKHVYFLVNYPIASLNSEVTKLRGSSGKRIVCVANMRPDKDHGTLIRAFNEVLKTYPDWTLHCVGKDFNDAYSKSVKRLIHNLKLEPHIFIYGSCPDVFHILSQSTIGVLSSKSEGLPLALLEYGMAGLPSVATNVGDCNLVISTKDTGVLVEKEDVNALKEGLITFIANERLRQDVGENFKKSVIHSFSEEAQIHKLIEIYKLHKK; translated from the coding sequence ATGCGTGTCATTCAAATAATAGATTCTTTAGAACCAGGTGGCGCTGAGCGTGTTGCTGTTAATTTTGCTAATGCTTTGGCAGATAAAATAGACCAGTCTTTTTTATGTGCTACTAGAAAAGAAGGGTTACTTAAAGCAAGCTTAAATAGCAATGTTGGTTATTTGTTTTTAAATAAAACAGGCACGTTAGATTTAAAAGCGGTATTTAAGTTACATACATTTTTAAAAAAGCACCAAGTTGATATTATTCATGCCCACTCCAGTTCTTTTTTTATTGCTACTATTATAAAGGTTTTAAATCCTAAATATAGACTTGTATGGCATGATCATTATGGGAATAGAGATCAAGCATCGTGGATAAATAAGTTTGTGCTAAAATTGTGTTCAAGATATTTCTCTGCTATTATAGCAGTTAATCAAAAGTTGAAAAATAGATCTCAAAAAAGCCTCTTGTGTAAACATGTCTACTTTTTGGTAAATTACCCTATAGCTAGCTTAAACTCAGAAGTAACGAAACTTAGAGGTTCTTCTGGTAAGCGAATCGTTTGTGTAGCTAACATGAGACCCGATAAAGATCATGGCACATTAATTAGAGCTTTTAATGAGGTGTTAAAAACGTATCCAGATTGGACGCTTCATTGTGTTGGAAAAGATTTTAATGATGCTTATTCTAAATCTGTTAAACGTTTAATACACAACTTAAAACTAGAACCTCATATTTTTATTTACGGCAGTTGTCCTGATGTTTTTCATATTTTAAGTCAATCTACCATAGGTGTTTTATCATCAAAATCAGAAGGATTACCTTTGGCATTGTTAGAATATGGAATGGCAGGTTTACCAAGTGTAGCCACCAATGTAGGCGATTGTAATTTAGTTATTTCAACAAAAGATACAGGTGTTTTAGTTGAAAAAGAAGATGTAAACGCTTTAAAAGAAGGTTTAATTACGTTTATTGCAAATGAGCGATTGAGACAAGACGTTGGTGAAAATTTTAAAAAAAGCGTTATTCATTCTTTTTCTGAAGAAGCACAAATACATAAACTCATAGAAATTTATAAACTTCACAAGAAATGA
- a CDS encoding glycosyltransferase has translation MKFLIITHVLHKKKDDTYFGYAPYVREMNLWLNHVDEVHVVAPLIRGSISEIDLAYKHASLHFTEIPQISFISAISALRSVFKLPTILYAIYKACKKADHIHLRCPGNIGLLGCLVQLFFPKKIKTAKYAGNWDPKAQQPLSYKFQKWLLSNTFLTKNMQVLVYGQWEHQTKNIKPFFTASFYENDIEDLTPKDYTKTLHMVFVGSLVAGKKPLFAIQLVEQLIKQGKRVCLNMYGDGVLRQALQDYINHNNLKSFVFLHGNQSKNVIKNALKQAHFSILPSKSEGWPKAIAEAMFFGVIPIATKVSCVPYMLDFGNRGILIEPEVDLATQHVLNHLKDIAALEAMSKLAATWSQNYTLDYFDSEIKKLIIN, from the coding sequence ATGAAGTTTTTAATCATTACACATGTTCTACATAAAAAAAAGGATGACACCTACTTTGGTTACGCACCTTATGTAAGAGAAATGAATTTGTGGTTAAACCATGTGGATGAGGTTCATGTTGTTGCTCCGTTAATAAGGGGTTCTATTTCTGAAATTGATTTAGCTTATAAACATGCTTCATTACATTTTACAGAGATTCCTCAAATTTCATTTATATCGGCTATAAGTGCATTACGTTCGGTTTTTAAACTTCCAACTATTTTGTATGCTATTTATAAGGCTTGTAAAAAAGCAGACCATATTCATTTACGTTGTCCTGGAAATATTGGTTTATTGGGGTGTTTGGTGCAACTATTTTTCCCAAAGAAGATAAAAACAGCTAAATATGCTGGTAACTGGGACCCCAAAGCCCAACAACCGTTGAGTTATAAATTTCAAAAATGGCTTTTAAGTAATACATTTTTAACCAAGAATATGCAGGTGTTAGTTTATGGGCAGTGGGAACATCAAACTAAAAACATTAAACCGTTTTTTACGGCGTCTTTTTATGAAAATGACATTGAAGATTTAACACCCAAAGATTATACAAAAACACTACACATGGTATTTGTAGGTAGTTTGGTTGCAGGAAAAAAACCGCTTTTTGCTATACAACTTGTAGAGCAACTTATAAAACAAGGAAAACGTGTTTGTTTAAATATGTATGGCGATGGGGTTTTAAGGCAAGCATTACAAGATTACATAAATCATAACAACTTAAAGTCATTTGTATTTTTACACGGCAATCAATCTAAAAACGTTATAAAAAATGCTTTAAAACAGGCACATTTTTCTATATTACCATCAAAATCTGAAGGTTGGCCTAAAGCCATTGCCGAGGCTATGTTTTTTGGCGTTATACCTATTGCAACCAAAGTATCTTGTGTGCCTTATATGTTAGATTTTGGAAATAGAGGTATATTAATTGAACCTGAAGTAGATTTAGCAACACAACATGTTTTAAATCACTTAAAAGATATTGCAGCATTGGAAGCTATGTCTAAATTGGCAGCAACATGGTCTCAAAACTATACTTTAGATTATTTTGATTCTGAGATAAAAAAGCTAATAATTAATTAA
- a CDS encoding glycosyltransferase family 2 protein — translation MKFSLVICTYLRPQSLLELLHSIKAQTLYPNEIIIVDGSTNDDTGILLKEHRFKHLKYFKVDAEHIGLTKQRNFGIKKVSVDSEVICFLDDDIILKPDYFEELISTYTKEPEALAVGGYITNEVCWEQSDEANSGNYFYYDGWKRKEPSRFKLRRTFGLLPDAKPGYMPTFSHGRSVSFLPPSGKIYQVEQIMGGVSSYKKEVFKTMQFSTYFEGYGLYEDADFSLRLSKKGNLYVNTAAQLAHHHNKSGRPNKLKYGKMVIRNGWYVWRVKYPKPSIKATLKWHATAFLLTIIRSTNTLTTDSIKRQEAFTESLGRFVGWLSLIFNKPKVKA, via the coding sequence ATGAAATTTTCACTGGTTATTTGTACATATTTGAGACCGCAATCGCTTTTAGAATTACTACATTCTATAAAGGCTCAAACCTTATACCCTAATGAGATTATTATTGTTGATGGCTCTACCAATGATGATACAGGGATTCTTTTAAAAGAACATAGGTTTAAACATCTTAAATACTTTAAAGTTGATGCGGAACACATAGGTTTAACCAAACAACGAAACTTTGGGATTAAAAAGGTTTCAGTTGACTCTGAAGTTATTTGTTTTTTAGATGATGATATTATTTTAAAACCAGATTATTTTGAGGAATTAATTTCAACTTATACAAAAGAACCAGAAGCTTTGGCAGTAGGAGGTTATATAACTAATGAAGTATGTTGGGAGCAATCTGATGAGGCGAACAGTGGTAACTATTTTTATTATGATGGTTGGAAGCGAAAAGAACCCTCTCGTTTTAAATTAAGACGAACATTTGGTTTATTACCAGATGCTAAACCGGGTTATATGCCTACATTTTCTCATGGGCGTTCGGTGAGTTTTTTACCGCCTTCGGGTAAAATTTATCAAGTAGAACAAATTATGGGAGGGGTGTCGTCTTACAAAAAAGAGGTTTTTAAAACTATGCAGTTTTCAACCTATTTTGAAGGTTATGGATTGTATGAAGATGCCGATTTTTCATTGCGATTATCAAAAAAAGGCAATCTTTATGTAAATACTGCCGCACAATTAGCGCATCATCACAATAAATCAGGGAGACCTAATAAACTCAAGTATGGTAAAATGGTGATAAGAAATGGCTGGTATGTTTGGCGGGTTAAATACCCCAAGCCTTCTATTAAGGCTACATTAAAATGGCATGCTACCGCTTTTTTATTAACAATAATTAGAAGTACCAATACATTAACAACAGATTCTATAAAAAGGCAAGAAGCCTTTACCGAAAGTTTAGGCAGGTTTGTAGGTTGGTTGTCTTTAATTTTTAATAAACCCAAAGTAAAGGCATGA
- a CDS encoding glycosyltransferase family 2 protein codes for MNLKEYITPSGHVLLYQGQPDLTLLNELALGEGDVWHSALDQGYKNAFPEIIYQTVVYFWYANDFDNLDKCVSWRINPHAFAIRKHVWDAFGGFDFDYETIEMSALDFGFNTLRYQGVIPLYVKGLFPSSNETVRLSTKDIYTFYKKNFKKAHSIYMLFRRGFLKPKDLHGYLFANKHYTFKHKTLQLAPRALQPIKGSPKVSYIIPTMLRQEFTLNLLNDLEHQTYKPYEVIVVDATPKDKRNVSLYNPEKYSFKVVFKWQTTKGSCRARNEAIALCTGDYIVFGDDDIRVPPEFIENHIKLLQTYNAEACNGLDIRADHQQQDLNDLDVKLKALGAQRWKVGASQSFSNANSCVSKRVVDILVGNDINYDGGYGEDADFGLEITKLGVTVLHNPFSVNLHLKPPEGGYRFWGKQSSIKGKQRKKQLWELDTPVKRIVPKPSPTIMYQLFKHNTQRQRKEYKIKYFVFYFTKAPKATLLFRLFRLPLSLIQFNKSVFYAKKLMALGKRTQ; via the coding sequence ATGAATTTAAAAGAATATATCACACCTAGCGGTCATGTTTTATTATACCAAGGGCAACCTGATTTAACGTTGCTTAATGAATTGGCCTTAGGCGAAGGTGATGTGTGGCATAGTGCCTTAGACCAAGGGTACAAAAATGCTTTTCCAGAGATTATTTATCAAACGGTGGTGTATTTTTGGTATGCTAATGATTTTGATAATCTAGATAAATGTGTTAGTTGGCGTATTAATCCGCATGCTTTTGCTATACGGAAGCATGTTTGGGATGCATTTGGAGGTTTTGATTTTGATTATGAGACTATTGAAATGTCTGCTCTAGATTTCGGATTTAACACTTTAAGGTATCAAGGGGTTATTCCTTTGTATGTAAAAGGTTTGTTTCCTTCTTCAAATGAAACAGTTCGTTTATCCACAAAAGATATTTATACGTTTTACAAGAAAAACTTTAAAAAAGCACATAGTATTTATATGCTTTTTAGACGTGGTTTTTTGAAACCCAAAGACCTACATGGTTATTTGTTTGCTAATAAACATTATACGTTTAAACATAAAACTTTACAATTAGCACCTAGGGCACTTCAGCCTATAAAGGGAAGTCCAAAAGTAAGTTATATTATTCCCACTATGTTACGTCAGGAGTTTACGCTAAACCTTCTGAACGATTTAGAACATCAAACCTATAAACCTTATGAAGTTATTGTAGTTGATGCTACTCCAAAAGATAAACGTAACGTCTCTTTGTATAATCCTGAAAAGTATTCTTTTAAAGTGGTTTTTAAATGGCAAACCACCAAGGGTAGTTGTAGAGCAAGAAATGAAGCCATAGCTTTATGTACGGGTGATTATATAGTTTTTGGCGATGATGATATTAGAGTGCCGCCAGAATTTATTGAAAACCATATTAAATTATTACAGACTTATAATGCGGAAGCTTGTAACGGACTGGATATTAGAGCCGATCATCAACAGCAAGATTTAAACGATTTAGACGTTAAATTGAAAGCCTTGGGCGCACAACGTTGGAAGGTAGGGGCGAGCCAAAGTTTTAGTAATGCTAATTCATGCGTATCTAAACGGGTTGTAGATATTTTGGTAGGCAACGATATAAATTATGATGGTGGCTATGGCGAAGATGCCGATTTTGGCTTAGAAATAACCAAACTAGGGGTTACCGTTTTACACAATCCTTTTTCGGTAAACCTTCATTTAAAACCACCTGAAGGCGGGTATAGGTTTTGGGGTAAGCAATCTAGTATTAAGGGGAAGCAACGAAAAAAGCAACTTTGGGAGTTAGATACCCCTGTAAAGCGTATTGTGCCCAAACCAAGTCCTACCATTATGTATCAACTATTTAAGCATAATACGCAGCGGCAACGTAAAGAGTATAAAATTAAGTATTTTGTATTCTATTTTACTAAAGCACCCAAAGCCACATTATTATTTAGGTTATTTAGGTTGCCTTTAAGTCTTATTCAGTTCAATAAATCTGTATTTTATGCCAAGAAATTAATGGCTTTAGGTAAGCGCACTCAATGA
- a CDS encoding glycosyltransferase family 4 protein, which translates to MKIAFLTPEFPHPKTGKSGGIGTSIFNLSKALVSLGHQVCVVVYGQDADAYFQDNNIHFYKVKNIKVKGVSLLLTQNKVARLLNSLYESGKIDIVEAPDWTGFTSFVMTKCPLVVKLHGSDTYFCHLDKRPVKFKNKFLEKRALKKADGIISVSAFTGHLTNELFGLNRAFTVIPNSIDAHAFTPEQPKSKTLRILYFGTLIRKKGLFELPEIFNLVNEKQKEVELVLVGKDSGDVKTGAPSTWELIKPLFSKAAIKQVQYMGAVSYSEIEALIKEATVCVFPTFAEALPVSWLEAMAMEKAIVASNIGWAKEMIAHGKEGFLVHPTNHKDYAACILELLENLEKRHQFGVAAREKVKAKFSHDFVAKQSVAFYKSIIDCV; encoded by the coding sequence ATGAAAATAGCTTTTTTAACCCCAGAATTTCCGCACCCTAAAACCGGTAAATCTGGAGGGATAGGGACTAGTATTTTTAATTTATCTAAGGCGCTTGTAAGTTTAGGACATCAGGTTTGTGTTGTTGTGTACGGTCAAGACGCGGATGCTTATTTTCAAGATAACAACATTCATTTTTATAAAGTTAAGAATATAAAAGTTAAAGGGGTATCGCTTTTACTTACTCAAAATAAGGTAGCACGTTTATTAAATTCGTTATATGAAAGTGGTAAGATTGATATTGTTGAGGCCCCAGACTGGACAGGGTTTACATCTTTTGTCATGACCAAATGCCCACTAGTTGTTAAACTTCATGGTAGCGATACTTATTTTTGTCATTTAGATAAGCGTCCCGTAAAATTCAAAAATAAGTTTTTAGAAAAACGCGCTTTAAAAAAAGCCGATGGTATTATAAGTGTTAGTGCCTTTACAGGCCATTTAACCAATGAATTATTTGGACTTAACAGGGCGTTTACAGTGATACCTAACAGTATAGATGCCCATGCTTTTACGCCAGAACAACCCAAAAGCAAAACCTTGCGAATTCTTTATTTTGGAACTTTGATAAGAAAAAAAGGGCTTTTTGAGCTTCCAGAAATTTTTAATTTAGTAAATGAAAAGCAAAAAGAAGTTGAATTGGTATTAGTAGGAAAAGATAGTGGCGATGTTAAAACCGGAGCACCTTCTACTTGGGAACTTATAAAACCCCTGTTTAGTAAAGCGGCTATAAAGCAAGTACAATATATGGGGGCTGTTAGCTATTCTGAAATTGAAGCCTTAATAAAAGAAGCCACCGTATGTGTGTTTCCTACGTTTGCTGAAGCTTTACCAGTATCTTGGTTAGAGGCTATGGCTATGGAAAAAGCTATTGTAGCTTCTAATATTGGGTGGGCAAAAGAAATGATAGCGCATGGTAAAGAGGGCTTTTTGGTACACCCTACCAATCATAAAGATTATGCGGCATGTATTTTAGAGTTGTTGGAAAATTTAGAAAAACGGCATCAGTTTGGTGTTGCTGCAAGAGAAAAAGTAAAAGCAAAATTTAGTCACGATTTTGTTGCTAAACAATCGGTGGCATTTTATAAGTCTATAATCGATTGTGTTTAA
- a CDS encoding glycosyltransferase family 4 protein: protein MGLKTKKVAIICNYKLLPNRVGGMDYFFWAFDKTCKEHNVEVDWFFPNTSKHGDYSNFKIISPEHETSLEPFVLHTIEGSYDVIFTHFVELCTSFYCQLKKKTKAKIIAVDHNPRPLHGYPLKKRIKKRLKGWLYSRCIDQFIGVSKYTTNEIFRDFGSHLKTKTSVIYNGIIVKDIKPNLNRNVTCPKFIVASHLRVSKGIQDLIKAVSLLPESIKTNLKIDVYGSGPYEAALKKQVDDLLLNAVFSFKGSVANLNAVYCDYDYMLQPTHMECFSLSILESLAANVPVITTPAGGNLEVVTHGVNGYIFKAEAILDLKDIIEAVYLGKEQIAINTRTLIETSFSIDNMVTQYFKLIS from the coding sequence ATGGGTTTAAAAACAAAGAAAGTTGCCATAATATGTAATTATAAATTACTGCCCAATAGAGTAGGGGGTATGGATTATTTTTTCTGGGCCTTTGATAAAACCTGTAAAGAGCATAATGTTGAGGTTGATTGGTTTTTTCCTAATACTTCTAAACATGGCGATTATTCAAATTTTAAGATTATTTCTCCAGAGCATGAAACCTCTTTAGAACCCTTTGTGTTACATACCATTGAAGGTTCATATGATGTGATATTTACCCATTTTGTAGAGCTTTGTACCTCATTTTATTGTCAGCTTAAAAAGAAAACAAAAGCTAAAATTATAGCCGTAGATCATAACCCGAGACCACTGCATGGGTATCCTTTAAAAAAACGCATCAAGAAACGTTTAAAAGGGTGGTTGTATTCACGGTGTATAGACCAGTTTATTGGGGTTTCTAAATACACTACCAATGAGATATTTAGAGATTTTGGCAGCCATTTAAAAACGAAAACTTCGGTTATTTATAATGGAATTATTGTTAAAGATATTAAGCCCAATTTAAACCGAAATGTTACATGCCCAAAGTTTATAGTAGCTTCTCATTTAAGAGTTTCTAAAGGTATTCAAGATCTTATAAAAGCAGTTAGCTTATTACCAGAGTCTATAAAAACAAATCTTAAAATTGATGTTTATGGATCGGGACCTTATGAAGCAGCACTTAAAAAGCAAGTAGATGATTTATTGTTAAATGCGGTATTTAGTTTTAAAGGCAGTGTTGCTAATCTTAATGCGGTATATTGTGATTATGACTATATGTTACAGCCCACTCATATGGAGTGTTTTAGTTTATCTATTTTAGAAAGTTTAGCGGCCAATGTACCTGTAATTACAACACCTGCTGGTGGTAATTTAGAAGTGGTTACGCATGGTGTGAATGGTTATATTTTTAAAGCTGAAGCTATTTTAGATTTAAAGGATATTATTGAGGCTGTTTATTTAGGTAAAGAACAGATAGCAATAAATACTAGAACATTAATAGAAACGTCATTTTCTATAGATAATATGGTGACACAATATTTTAAACTTATTTCATGA